DNA sequence from the bacterium genome:
GTGGTAGTGCCCCGGATGCGGCTTTGTATTGGTTAGCGAAGATGATTTATGCTGGAGAAGACCCACGATTTATTGGCCGGAGAATACTGATTTGTGCGGCTGAAGATGTGGGGAATGCCGACCCACAGGCATTGGTCGTGGCAACAGCCGCATTTCAAGCATTAGAATTTATTGGAATGCCAGAGGCTAAAATCCCTTTAGCCCAGGCGGTTACTTACATTGCCTCTGCCCCAAAAAGCAATGCCGCTTATCTTGGCATTGAGGCAGCAATGAAGGATGTAGCCACAGAAAAAACAAAGGAAGTCCCAAAACCCCTCCGTGATACACATTACAAAGGGGCGAAAAAATTAGGCTATGGCATAGATTATAAATATCCACATAACTTTAAAGACCACTTTGTTCAACAAAAGTATATCCCTGATAAAAATAAAACCTATTATCAACCTACAAATCAAGGATATGAGGCAAAGATTAAGGAAAGATTGGATAAATTGAGAGCGATGGAATAAATTATGTAGTCACAACTTAATTCATAGGAGATATAAAAATGGCTATTTTGAAGGTGTTCGGATAAAAAGGTTCAAGGAGCGAGGTTCAAGGATTAAGGTGAATGGAAAAGAGAAGGATGCTAATGGGGTTGGAAACAGCACTTGTGAAATCAAAGGGCAAGAGGTGAAGAGTAGGAGAAGACCCTGTTCCTTGCACCTTGAGCCTTGTTCCTTCTGTTTGGAAGGGCTAATAAAATCAACGCTCAATTTTATCCGAGAGCGTTCATTTTAGAAAAAGAGGTTAGTTTAGAGGTAAGCGTTCAGGTAACAGAATCAGTTTAAGCTTTAAGATGCACAACATCTGACGGCTTTGATCAGTTAAGTTTAAAATGTTATCAATGACCAATATCGAATGTAGAATGTAGAATTATTAAGTTTTGGTATTTTTCTGTTTAGCCGTTGTAACGCTCTTCAAGATCAAATATTCTATTTTCCTTCGGCATTTCTACTCCTTTACATTCTACATTCAATATTCTACATTCAATATTTTGTAAGCGTTCATATATTATACTTTCCTATATGATGGACAAAAAAATGATTAAAGTTGGCATTTTAACTATTAGCGATAAAGGGTTTCAAGGAGAACGAGAGGATAAAAGTGGGAAACTAATCGCTGAAATTGTCTCAAAATTAAACGCACAAGTGATTGAATATAAAATCATCCCGGATGAAAAGAAGGTAATTATTGATAATTTAAAAAAATTGATAGACGAATCAGGTTGTGAGGTTGTATTGACTACGGGTGGGACTGGATTATCCTCACGAGATGTAACTCCAGAGGCTAC
Encoded proteins:
- the mog gene encoding molybdopterin adenylyltransferase — translated: MIKVGILTISDKGFQGEREDKSGKLIAEIVSKLNAQVIEYKIIPDEKKVIIDNLKKLIDESGCEVVLTTGGTGLSSRDVTPEATSEVIEKEVPGFGEIMRTIGFKYNPHALLSRAIAGVRKQSLIINLPGSPKGVKECLELILPSIPHGIEVLKGKVEECGRIR